A stretch of Faecalibacterium duncaniae DNA encodes these proteins:
- a CDS encoding RNA polymerase sigma factor: MTTLEFNALVRQYQGLVYTVCHQLVPDEGDAQDLAQETFLAAWRAIDRCPPGYEKQWLARIASNKAKDYLRSAWVRRVNTPGDDILALEGAPPGSDPEQQVLDAMSEETLTGKILGMREPYRTPCRLMLLEGRTAAEAAALCGRPQKTVEAQIYRAKKMLAEQIRQERRSEDGIVS, encoded by the coding sequence CGCTGGTGCGGCAGTATCAGGGGCTGGTCTACACGGTCTGCCACCAGCTGGTGCCGGACGAGGGCGATGCCCAGGATCTGGCACAGGAGACTTTTCTGGCCGCATGGCGGGCCATTGACCGCTGCCCGCCCGGGTACGAAAAGCAGTGGCTGGCGCGTATCGCTTCCAACAAAGCCAAGGACTACCTGCGCAGTGCGTGGGTGCGCCGGGTGAACACCCCGGGAGATGATATCCTTGCACTGGAAGGCGCGCCGCCCGGCTCCGACCCGGAGCAGCAGGTGCTGGATGCCATGAGCGAGGAGACCCTGACCGGGAAGATCCTGGGAATGCGGGAGCCGTACCGCACCCCCTGCCGCCTGATGCTGCTGGAGGGCCGCACCGCCGCCGAGGCGGCAGCCCTCTGCGGCAGGCCCCAAAAGACGGTGGAGGCGCAGATCTACCGGGCAAAGAAAATGCTGGCGGAGCAGATCCGTCAGGAAAGGAGGAGCGAAGATGGAATTGTTTCGTGA
- a CDS encoding glycoside hydrolase family 88/105 protein — MTHEEILTLLGDYVDYLIANSSAEAPMWNIEKVRSGKPNKWNYIDGCMITACLSLYKTTGDEKYLSFSKDFIDFFVQEDGSIKTYDPKEYNLDNVNQGKNLFTLYDIFGDEKYRRAIDTIRSQLLTQPRTKEGNFWHKDIYPWQVWLDGTYMAQPFYMEYETRYNKMQGCIDSYKQFMNIKKHMRDEKTGLYYHGYDESRQMYWADPVTGCSPNFWLRAMGWFMVAMVDVLERMDEQLYNEYRGIMAQLRQTIEDVHKFQDEETGMFWQVMDHPGVEGNYLETSGTALFAYAVLKGVRLGYLPKRMAAWAEKAFYGTCDRYLSKNPDGSLQLDGICLVAGLGGKDHRDGSLAYYFSEPVVCNDAKGVGPLVLAYTEMIARK; from the coding sequence ATGACCCATGAAGAAATTCTCACCCTGCTGGGCGACTATGTGGACTACCTGATCGCCAATTCCAGCGCCGAAGCCCCCATGTGGAACATTGAAAAGGTGCGCAGCGGCAAGCCCAACAAGTGGAACTACATCGACGGCTGCATGATCACGGCCTGCCTGAGCCTTTACAAAACCACCGGGGACGAGAAGTACCTGAGCTTCTCCAAGGACTTCATCGACTTCTTTGTGCAGGAGGATGGCTCCATCAAGACCTATGACCCCAAGGAGTATAACCTGGACAACGTGAACCAGGGCAAGAACCTGTTCACCCTGTACGACATCTTCGGAGATGAGAAGTACCGCCGGGCCATTGACACCATCCGCAGCCAGCTGCTCACCCAGCCCCGCACCAAGGAGGGCAACTTCTGGCACAAGGATATCTACCCCTGGCAGGTCTGGCTGGACGGCACCTACATGGCCCAGCCCTTCTACATGGAGTACGAGACCCGCTACAACAAGATGCAGGGCTGTATTGACAGCTACAAGCAGTTTATGAACATCAAAAAACACATGCGGGACGAAAAGACCGGCCTGTACTACCACGGCTACGACGAGAGCCGCCAGATGTACTGGGCTGACCCCGTGACCGGCTGCAGCCCCAACTTCTGGCTGCGGGCCATGGGCTGGTTCATGGTGGCCATGGTGGATGTGCTGGAGCGGATGGACGAGCAGCTGTACAACGAGTACCGCGGCATCATGGCACAGCTCCGCCAGACCATTGAGGATGTGCACAAGTTCCAGGACGAGGAGACCGGCATGTTCTGGCAGGTGATGGATCACCCCGGCGTGGAGGGCAACTACCTTGAGACCAGCGGCACTGCCCTGTTCGCCTATGCGGTGCTCAAGGGCGTGCGCCTGGGCTACCTGCCCAAGCGGATGGCTGCCTGGGCTGAGAAAGCCTTCTACGGCACCTGTGACAGGTACCTCTCCAAGAACCCGGACGGCAGCCTGCAGCTGGATGGCATCTGCCTGGTGGCAGGTCTGGGCGGCAAGGACCACCGCGACGGCTCCCTGGCCTACTACTTCAGTGAGCCTGTGGTCTGCAACGATGCCAAGGGCGTAGGCCCCCTGGTGCTGGCCTACACCGAGATGATCGCCCGCAAGTAA